tcaaaatagcgaccgaaaaaattaattactaatagTGATCGATTTAGTGATCGATGTGAaatttctaaaactaaaaaaatattggtCACTGAATTGGTCGCTAAATTACATTCAGCGATCAATTTTAGCGACTAACAAAATCGGTCACTAATAGCAATCGAATTAGCGACCAATAAGACTTTAACAGAATCAAAAAAAAGCTAGTCACTAAAATCAGTCGCTATTTTTCCATTTAGCAACCGATTTAGCATCCAAAACGGAAAGAAATGTCTTTGGAATTATTGGTCACCAAATGGtcgctattttttattttagcgACTGATTTTGCAACTGATAATGAAATAGGGTGAACAACTGTTTGGTCGCTAATTCAGTCGCTAAATTATTGGTTACTAAATCGGTTGCTAATTGTTAAGTTAGTGACTAATTTCAGTCACTAATAGTCACTGAATTAGTGACCGATTAATTTTATACAACTAGAATATAAATGGTCGCTAAAATCggtcaatattttttaatttagcaaCCGATTTAGCTAGCAACCAAAATAAAGAAAGGAATATCCTTGCGACTTTTAGTCACAAAATCGGtccatattttttaatttagcaaCCAATTTTACAACAGATCTATAGGTAAATAGAATAACGTGGTTAATTGCTAATTCGGTTGCTAAAATTATGGTAACTAAATCGattactaatttttaaattaacaacCGATTTCATAACCTATCAATGACAAAAGTTATGGTAGTTACAAATATATTCCAACATATTATTAATAATGGACAGTCCACTATTGATAATGGTtagttataaatatattttcacCATACTATTAATAATagacaattaaaaatatatttttaactatacattattaatatatttgtttcTTCCATATTTACCTATTTTTTTGGTTGTTGTACGGGagtatatataaattttatttgttgtaTGGGACtacataaaaatttgaaatataatttaaGTAAACAAGATTTCATATTATATACGAATAGAGTAGTGACATGCATTAACTGGATCATTAAATAAATAACgtgtatttaaattatattttaaatttttaaatagtgGATAATTAGAAAAGAGGTAATAGTGTTAATAGTGGAATGAACTAAAATTGATTAAACATATCTATCTTAATCttttatactaatttttttatgtattaattGCATAGCAAAAATTTagattattgatattattaatattttttattatttttaatttttttaaaatacatatatCTCGTAAACAAGATAAAAGAGAAGTATTTATTTCGTAAACAttctttaaattatttatttcaataattattacatttatttaatttataaaaataaaaaatccactGACATCTACGTTAGATAATTCTATagcatttttcagattcaaatAGATGTAAGAATCTCAACGTCACGAATTTGAATAGTTGAAAAAtgattttatatcttttaattttaaagaatgaATTTGTCTTTAAATAAAAAGTTGAGGACgcatttatcttttttttctttttattaatttgcAAGTGAAAAAAACGAAAAGGATGAAATACAATTCATTATAATTACATAATATAGTGTACacataaataattttgtttGAGAACACACTGTCCTTTAGCCAGGCTGCTGAGCAAGTACCCCATTTTGCAGCTAAGTacttaaaaaaacataaaaacacTACCATTATTTGTATTCATTTTAGGTGCTCGAACTAAACATAAAACTAAAACAATATAAGAAAGTGGATgctaaataaataaagatccatttatttatatctttttctttcaGAACTGTTTATAACgagtttttaaaataaatacaaatatacAAACCAATATTAATTCTCGAAAAGCATTATAATATTGATAATTTATccataaataaaatacaatttgATAATactattttgaaaagaaaactCACCTACAGTTGAATAATTTAATAACATTTGATTAAATTATGGTAAAAATTCAGATACAATTAACTTTACGTGAAATTGATAAttgagagtcgttagataatttgactaaatttttatctaataactTTCAACTATCAACTTATCACGTGAAATCGACTGTACGAGTTTTCaccttattttaattattaattgttataaGAAGAGAATCTGTAGGTGAATTTCCTCATTATTTTGTGAAGAAAGGGATTGGTGTTCATGCGTTCCTGGTCAACGATACAGTGACGTTGAAAAACTTGGTCTTCTCCTTAGACATACGGTCAGTTAAGAGGTTCTGGTAGCGACTAAACACGTTTTCAATGATATCTTCACCGAAGTGGCTAACCAGCAAGGGTTCAGCAACGGCTCTCATGCACTGCGACACATTGTATCCGCCATCGCTAAGTGATTCGCATTCTTCCGATTCAAAATCCATGGCGCTCCAATTGTTTTCATAAGCATTCCAATTCACTTCAGACACCTCTAGGCGGTTGATGGTGAAGGATCCTTCGCTTTGAACTTCAAGTTTCACTTCGGATGGGGACGGTGTGTATTGTGGGATGTTGAAAGCATCCATTTGCTCTTCTTTTATGATTCCCTGCAACACACAAAACAAACGGCTGCTTTTTTACATAaagaaattattaaataattaaatatatttaataaaataaaaattcaagaGACTCAGcaaatttttaatacttttagttattatttgattagtataaatattaaattatttttaataaataaattttattaatttatatatataaattttaaaaatatgagtgtaacttgtattttaatttatgcatgtaaattttagtaaataaaaatgtaaaatatatattttttattcacaaatataaatataaattattattaactaaatactaatttaaaatgataataTTTACTGGTAATGTAGGGTTGTTGTAATAAAATCAGTTATATTTAAGTAATGTATTGTGTACCTCCAAGACCATTTGATTGAGAGCGGCAGCCATGAGTTCCCAAATGTAGCAACACTCCTTAGAAGATGGATCATCACTTCTTCTTCCCAAGAATGTTAAAACCATGACACCTCCTTCAACCACTTCCTCACCACGACACttgagaaagaaagagaagtcTCTTCGAAATTGTTCATAGTAAGCGTTCAGAACGTTTAAGGGGCTTGTGCTTGACATGTAAATGTTGCCCTTGTTGTTCTCTATTCCCTCAGGAACCTAGTTAATCACCAATAAATTAGACAAACATATAACGCTGCTTTATGTGTccaataattttgaataaaaaaatgatgTATATCCCAAAATCAGTTATTAtgtaattatattaaatatatattatttaatttatattttatactatcaACTGATTTTAATGTACAATAATTAACACTAATACAATTGATATTAGTAAATATTTTGGATCAATGTTTTTTTGTACTATTAaatttaggatttaaaatttaatataaaatatttgtcTGGATCAAATattgatataaaataataaattttattgattatgtagccttattgaaaaaaaaaaattcacaataaCTTTTAGAAATTAATATCTTAAGATATACTGATTATTTATCAACAATTGAGGACTAAATAGTCTATATATATCACTTACAAAGAATGACGTCATTTTggaattaaaaaacaaaaactagCATTTATGAAGAGACGTGTGTATTTAGTATTtactctaaaattaaaaaaaataaaaaagtgaaaattcaaatgtatttgactttacgtgaagttgataacgGAGAaccgttagataaaaatttaatcaaattaattaaatcatctaacggtttttaactatcaacttcacatgaagtcgaCTATACGTGagttttaccaaaaaaaaatataaaaaaatcaatatatGGATACCTTAGATAGCCATTGAAGGCTGTAAGAGGCATGAACAAAATGAATACTTGTGTTTGCAAAAAGCCTGCCATAGAATGAACCTGGAGCTCCAAAGAGGAAACAAGGACCGCAactatttttttcaaacttattattattattattacttatCATGAGATTCTGTTTGAAGCTGTCAAGGGACCTGAAAATGTTGTTGAAATCATTCCCTGGGAGATCATTCATGAACACATTGTATTCAGGGGAATTCTGGTTCAGCTCTCTGCAAAGATTCTCAATGGCTTTTATGATTTCTGTGACAACAAAGAAAGTGTTGGGGCCAGAGGAACACCCCAAGTCCGCAATTGATACGGttcttgggattttcttgtAGTACAGGCTGGTTATGGCTTCCTCTCTTATTGGTCTTGTTAGAGAAATCACCTTTTGCTGcataattaataataacatgCACATGATAAGACATTAATTCGAGTTTATTTTGATGTATTAACggtataaatattttaataagataaataatattttttatttttaaagtttattttaaaatatttttaaatttatatcaaatatattttttacagttaattttaacaataatttcATGAAgacaatttttaatataagtcaaagataaaattttattattaaatttagtTGTCAAATATTATTATCAAGGAAAAATGCTAGGAGACCCTAAATTTAGGGAAAGTCTCGGGAGCagcaattttttaaaaagttggtccgtatttaatcattaaaagaaaattgaataaTCTTATACCATTAGATTTAATCTCGTACCATTTCAAATATTATTGATGGCCAATTGATAgttacaaaacacaaaaattgtTGCCGTCTAACACACCTCCTATCATTTGTAACCATCAATTAGCCAtcactaatatttttaatggatTGAGATTAcatctaataaaattatttactttttttatagttaagtgttagccaaattttaataaaattattggtCCTTCATTATGAAATTAATCCTATActtcttaaaaatttaacaattaagatatatttaaagtaaataaaaattttttataacaaaataaaatttactgatatttttaaaattttaacaaaatttaagtACAAAATAAATACCGCCAATACAATTTTtctagaaaaaatataattatatcaatttttttttgaataccTACCttcaatataaaaattaatttgttttaacCTAAAATCAGACACAAAGTAAATGCAGGGAACGTTATGTGTACCTGAACTAAGGAGTTATTTGCGTAGCTTGCTTCTCCAATTCCTCCATTCATGTGTAGTACCTGTTCTACTTCCATTTTTCTGATATCTCTcttactctctctctcttctcttctatctgggttttgttttaatttcttgcttcgGTGCGTTCCAAGAAGTCCACACCACCCATATATATAGACGCGAATCCAAAGCCATTTCGTTTacaatgaataaaataaaacaaaataaattcaaaaaatatttatttaaaaaatgttttcCTCAATACTAAAAATcagttacaaaataaaatatatattatatatttatgtatatttatatatattatttcacttatttttttaataaagtgATTAACCACCAAAATAATCCAACATTtcacaataaaataattaaatattacatagtagattaaataaatattttcagaacaatataattaaactataataaacataaaaaattcgGTACCAatatatcttttatatttttattcatattttgaTTAAAAGTGTGAATTAAATTCGACTATATTACttatgaaatttaattttaaatataaatttagatattagattattatattatttataaaatttaattatgaataataaaaCTATACTATAATCATACAAATAATTTGATTGGTGTAACTTTATTTTGTCTATATAACATAACTATTTAACTTAATTTTGAAAGCAATCATCGGAACCTTCTCAATAAAAGCCAAAAACGATCAAAATCACTattttctgaatttttaatGTTACGTCGCATATCAATATCGGTGTCTACTAGTTCATGGTATCTGGTACTTCTAACTTAATAAAAGATATTTGGATTATACTGTGTGTACATTAAAATCAGCTACTAAAGTTAGTtaccaatataaaatatacgttaaaatataaatatatattaaaaataaattaaatcatatatatatttatatacaaatacattaataactgatttcagtaactaattttagtatacaaataatatttctCAAAATATTTTGTTCAACTTATCGGTTATTCTCGTATTTCAATGCAAAATTCAATCATTTCTTAAACAGCTTCTATCTTTATTCGATCCCCACACAATTGTAAGCACAAAAGCTGGTATAAAATACTTTTACTTATAAGATGGTAATTGAATAACATATTTTAATAACGCTTTTttaataacatattttaattgcttaattaaaatacaaattagTAAATAATCACAATCATTATGAACcatagaaaatataaataaaattgagtAGTTTTAGATTATCCTCCGTCTTAATAAATGtctatttttaaagatttttttaatttaattttaatgcactaataatataattgtatatataattatttaattatatctattatttagagaattatttatataattaatataaaaactaattattcttattaatgTGCATTATCTATATAATTGAATGtacgtataaaattatttaaattaatttttcatttgtttCACAAATATTTATTCATTTAACAAATTAATGtaacattgatttttttttcagttaTGCTCCTAATGATAGTTTTATATTACTATTAATGATAGttttatattactttttaaCTTTTAAGATTTGGTTGACAACAACTATCCTAAAAGATGcttgttaaaaatataaaatggaaaaattttcattaaaaaagtta
Above is a genomic segment from Arachis stenosperma cultivar V10309 chromosome 1, arast.V10309.gnm1.PFL2, whole genome shotgun sequence containing:
- the LOC130970845 gene encoding S-adenosyl-L-methionine:benzoic acid/salicylic acid carboxyl methyltransferase 3-like — translated: MEVEQVLHMNGGIGEASYANNSLVQQKVISLTRPIREEAITSLYYKKIPRTVSIADLGCSSGPNTFFVVTEIIKAIENLCRELNQNSPEYNVFMNDLPGNDFNNIFRSLDSFKQNLMISNNNNNKFEKNSCGPCFLFGAPGSFYGRLFANTSIHFVHASYSLQWLSKVPEGIENNKGNIYMSSTSPLNVLNAYYEQFRRDFSFFLKCRGEEVVEGGVMVLTFLGRRSDDPSSKECCYIWELMAAALNQMVLEGIIKEEQMDAFNIPQYTPSPSEVKLEVQSEGSFTINRLEVSEVNWNAYENNWSAMDFESEECESLSDGGYNVSQCMRAVAEPLLVSHFGEDIIENVFSRYQNLLTDRMSKEKTKFFNVTVSLTRNA